In Pontiella desulfatans, one DNA window encodes the following:
- a CDS encoding GumC family protein has product MSTETAQQSSTLHFLDYWRVIRSRKEIVLAVAILVVLTGTVYTLMLPNIYRSQVRISVYEDSPEINPFAGQQIYGTSYNPYFLRTQFEIIQSKPILYEVVTRLNLQQEWGKEGEKLPREVAYKILANSVNVIQQRDTTLIVISVNRDNPDEAADIANELAEVYRDSRLDVALRDAKGAIDKIEQAVKDQLLRVEDAEDKVQNLRTTLDIAVMGGEGSIDVDEIRLQQMEGDRLAAQSEMLDKESLIKTLESLKDEDLIEQASYITFDQIVVSTVQQIQDIDVQLSSLDADFGVNHPEVKRYALQKSKLEETLKQRLRALRNGLQTDYILAKSRFESLDKALAGVRSTSIESQGEKYRPFRIALAELETERFIYNQLMSKHRQEIITLEVPGNPVEIIDVAEPNRRPVSPNLFMNVLLSIFVGLGAGVGLAYFIEYLDTSIKTADDVERILGLPVLGLIPQKVRPLIEEGPDSEHAEAYRVLRTNLAFTEGGATHGAFSVLSGGAGEGKSTTVFNLAFVCAQQGEKVLLVDADLRRPVQHTILGVSNRFGLTNVLLRDVPVEEAIKATSVPNLHFLPSGRLPRTSLGVLDPKRIGELIASLKTKYDVVLIDTPPLVGISDSSIIAKETDGAIIVVQYRKYPREMLMKAKHMIEALGVSVVGAVLNNINVMRDDYYYYYHSYYSDYYHSSQSDVMSDDNV; this is encoded by the coding sequence ATGAGTACTGAGACAGCGCAACAGTCGAGCACCCTTCACTTCCTCGACTATTGGCGGGTTATCCGTTCACGTAAGGAAATTGTATTGGCTGTTGCTATTTTGGTGGTTTTGACGGGAACGGTGTACACGCTTATGCTTCCCAACATCTACCGCTCCCAGGTTCGTATTTCTGTTTATGAAGACAGTCCGGAAATCAATCCATTTGCAGGGCAGCAAATATACGGAACATCGTACAATCCCTATTTTTTGCGAACCCAGTTTGAGATCATCCAATCGAAGCCGATCTTGTACGAGGTTGTGACGCGGTTGAATCTTCAGCAGGAGTGGGGCAAGGAGGGCGAAAAACTTCCCAGGGAAGTGGCCTACAAGATTCTCGCCAACAGCGTCAACGTTATCCAGCAACGCGACACGACCCTCATTGTGATTAGCGTCAATCGCGATAACCCGGACGAAGCCGCTGATATTGCCAACGAGTTGGCTGAGGTTTATCGGGATTCCCGCCTGGATGTGGCCCTCCGGGATGCGAAGGGAGCAATCGATAAGATCGAGCAAGCGGTAAAAGACCAACTCCTGAGGGTCGAAGATGCCGAGGACAAGGTTCAGAACCTTCGTACCACTCTCGATATTGCCGTTATGGGCGGTGAAGGAAGCATCGATGTGGATGAAATCCGGCTCCAGCAAATGGAGGGCGATCGTCTGGCCGCGCAGTCGGAAATGTTGGATAAGGAAAGCTTGATCAAAACCTTGGAGAGTCTGAAAGACGAAGATTTGATTGAGCAGGCCTCGTATATTACGTTCGACCAAATCGTTGTCAGCACGGTTCAGCAGATTCAGGATATCGATGTTCAGTTGAGCTCGCTCGATGCGGACTTTGGTGTCAATCATCCAGAGGTCAAGCGCTACGCATTGCAGAAGAGCAAGCTCGAAGAGACGCTCAAACAACGCTTGCGTGCACTGCGTAATGGTCTGCAGACCGACTACATTCTGGCGAAGAGTCGGTTTGAGAGCCTGGACAAGGCATTGGCTGGGGTCCGTTCGACCAGCATTGAGTCGCAGGGTGAAAAATATCGCCCGTTCAGGATCGCGCTGGCTGAGCTTGAAACCGAGCGTTTCATCTACAATCAGCTCATGTCCAAGCACCGCCAGGAAATCATCACATTGGAAGTGCCAGGCAATCCTGTGGAAATTATCGATGTGGCCGAGCCGAACCGTCGTCCGGTCAGCCCAAACCTCTTCATGAATGTCCTGCTGAGTATATTCGTTGGATTGGGGGCCGGTGTTGGCTTGGCCTACTTTATCGAATATCTGGATACCTCGATCAAGACCGCCGATGATGTGGAGCGAATTTTGGGGCTTCCGGTGCTTGGCCTGATTCCGCAGAAGGTGCGCCCGTTGATCGAAGAAGGGCCGGACAGCGAGCATGCGGAAGCCTATCGTGTTCTTCGCACGAACCTGGCCTTTACCGAGGGCGGCGCAACCCATGGGGCGTTCAGTGTGCTTTCCGGTGGTGCCGGCGAAGGTAAATCAACCACGGTATTCAACCTTGCATTCGTTTGTGCCCAGCAGGGTGAAAAAGTCCTGCTCGTTGACGCCGACTTGCGTCGTCCCGTGCAGCATACGATTCTGGGGGTCTCCAACCGCTTTGGTTTGACCAATGTGCTGTTGCGCGACGTTCCCGTTGAGGAAGCCATCAAGGCCACCAGTGTTCCCAATCTCCACTTCCTTCCTTCCGGTCGTCTCCCGCGAACCTCGCTGGGGGTTTTGGATCCGAAGCGTATTGGGGAATTGATCGCAAGTCTGAAGACAAAGTATGATGTTGTGCTGATCGATACTCCGCCGCTGGTGGGCATCAGCGATTCGTCGATCATCGCCAAGGAGACCGACGGTGCGATCATTGTTGTTCAATATCGTAAATATCCGCGCGAGATGCTCATGAAGGCCAAGCATATGATTGAGGCATTGGGCGTAAGTGTTGTGGGAGCCGTCTTGAACAACATCAACGTAATGCGCGATGACTACTATTACTACTACCACTCCTACTACTCGGACTACTACCACAGCTCCCAGAGCGATGTGATGTCCGATGACAATGTTTAG